CGTCGGCGTCATGCCCGATGCCGATCACGGCCATGGGCGCCACGCCGGTGGCGTCCACCCGGCGGTTGCCACGCCTAATCGCCTCGACAAAAGTGGCGAAGAGAGCGCCGGCGTCCAGCACGTAGATGGCCGGAAAGCCGTTGGCCGGCGGAGGGCCATCCGGCAGCCAGAGGCTGACGCGGTAGTCGGCCCCGTTGGCCGCTGCGCGCACGCGCCGCAGCTGGCTTGCAGGCAGTTCGACGGGCGGCCAGGCGGTCACAGTACGTCGTCCACCATGATTTGCAGGCTGCCGCGCGAGCAGTGCTCAACCCGCGCGCGCACGCCGTACACGCGCGCCAGGGTGTCGGGCGTGATGGCCTGGGCCGGCGCACCGGTGGCCACCACCGCGCCCTGCGCCAGCATGACGATGCCGTCGGACCAGCGCGCGGCAATCTGCAGGTCGTGCAGCACCATGATGGCGATCATGCCGCGCTCACGCGCCAGCTCGTGCACCAGGCGCATCACGCGCAGCTGGTGCTGCAGGTCGAGCGCGCTGATCGGCTCGTCCAGCAGCAGCACGCGCGGCTCGCGCACCAGCGACTGCGCCAGCGACACCAGTTGCCGCTGCCCGCCAGACAGGTGGTCCAACCCTTCCATCGCCAGGTGCAGGATGCCCACGCGCTCCAGCACCGCCACGGCGCGGCGCTGGTCGGCTTCATGCCCTGCCCTGCCCTGGTGTTCGCCCGGGCGGTCGGTGGCCGATGCCTGCAGCGCGCCCAGCACGCTTTCCAGCACCGACAGCGCCACACCTTGTGGCAGCGTCTGCGGCATGTAGGTCACGCGGCGCGCGTGCTCGGCCAGCGGCAGGCCGACCAGCTCCTGGGGGCCCAGCTGGATCGACCCGGTGGCCGCCTGCAGCCCGGCCAGGGCGCGCAGCAGCGTGCTCTTGCCCGCCGCGTTGGGCCCCAGCAGCGAATGCACCTCACCCGGGCGGACGGGGGGCAGGCTCAGGTTCTGGATGACCTGCCGGTCGCGGTAGCCGGTGGACAGGTGGCTGACCTGCAGCGTGTCGGCGTAGAAAGCTGGCGCCTGACTCATGAGCGGCCCGGGTTGCGGAAGATCAGGAACAGGAACACCGGCACGCCGACGATGGCGGTGACGATGCCCACCGGCATGATGGCGCCCGGCACCAGCGTCTTGCTGGCCACCGAGGCCAGCGACATCACCAGCGCGCCGCACAGCACGCTGGCCGGCAGCAGAAAGCGGTGGTCTTCACCCAGCAGCAGGCGCCCCATGTGCGGCCCGACCAGGCCGATGAAGCCGATCGTGCCCGCGAACGCGACCGACGTGGCGGCCAGCAGGCTGACGCGCAGCAGCGTCAGAAAGCGCAGGCGGCCCACGTCCACCCCGAAGCTGCGCGCGCGGTCTTCGCCCAGGCGCAGCGAGGTCAGGCGGCCTGCGGCCATCCACGAAAAAGGCAGCACCAGCGCCAGCACGGCGGCGAGCACGCCAACGTGGTTCCAGGTGGCGCGCGAGAGCGAGCCCATGCTCCAGAACACCAGCTGCTGCAAGGCTTCTTGCGACGACAGGAACTGCACCAGCGCCACCAGCGCATTGAAGGCAAACACCAGCGCGATGCCCAGGAGCACCACGGTTTCCACCCCCGCGCTGCGGCGCCTTGCCATCGCCTGCAGCAGCAGCACCGAGCCAAAGGCGAACACAAAGGCGTTGATGGGCACCATCCATTCCGCAGGCACGAAAGGCAGGCTGACGCCCAGCACGATGGCCAGCGCAGCGCCAAACGAGGCCGCCGACGACACGCCCAGCGTGAACGGACTGGCCAGCGGGTTGTTGAGGATGGTCTGCATCTCCGCCCCCGCCAGCGACAACGCCGCGCCCACCAGCACCGCCATCAGCGCATAGGGCAGGCGCACCTGCCAGATGATGGCCTGCTGCGGCGCGGACAGGGCATCCGGCGAGAAAACGCCAGCCAGCACCTGCATGGGCGTCAGCGACGAAGGCCCGGTGACCAGGTCCAGCAGGAAGGCGGCCACGCACAGCACCAGCAGGCCCGCAAGGATCAGCACGCGACGGGCGACCAGCCTGCGGTAGGCCTGCAGCACCGCGTCGGCGTTCACCGCCAACTCTGCGGCGGTCATTTCAAGCTGACCCAGCCCGTGCCTTCGTAGGGCACGGCCAGAAAGCGCTGGTTGATCTCGTTCAAGGTTTTTTGCGGATCCACGTCCTTGAAAAGTTCTGGGTGAATCCAGGTCGCAAAGGCCTCGATGGCGACGATGTCGATGGGCGAATTGATCAGCTGGTGCGCCAGGCCATAGGTGCGCCCCGTCTTCACGGCCGTCAGCTGCGCGATGCCCTGGCGCTGAGCCACGGCGGCCAGCGAAGCGCGGGCGCGGGCCGCGTCGTAGCCGGCGCCCAGCACCAGGCCGCCCGTTTTCTCCAGATGGGCGCCGCCGGTGGCGATGTAGATCTTGGGGTCGCGCGAGATGACGTACTCGATGTTCAGCTTGCCCACGGGCGCCTTCAGCACGTCGGCGCCGATGTTGTGGCCGCCGACAAAGTCGACGTACTCGCCCATGTTGCCTTTGCCAGGGGAATTGCAGCAGTCCTTGCTGATGCCTGCGTGCGCCTCGAGGAACACGGTGGGCCTATCTTTGGGCGCCAGCTTGGCCACGCGCTGGGCGATACGGTCGCGGTGCTGGCGGCTGTAGTCGATGTAGGCGTTGGCCTTGGCGGCGCTGCCCGTCAACTGGCCCAGGATGCGCAGGCTGGGTTCCTGGTTCTTGAACGGGTTGTCAAAAAAATCGATGAAGACCACCGGAATGCCCGCCGCCTGCAGCTGCGCGATCTGCGCGTCGGATGGGCCCGCACCCACCGACACCACGGCCACGTCGGGCGCGGCGGCCAGCACGGCCTCGAGGTTGAAACTGCCTGCCGAGCTGGCCACCTGCGGCACTTTGGTGATGGCCGGAAAGCGCTTGACGTACTGCTGGTAGGTGGCGTCGCCAATGCGGTGAATGTCACGCGGCCACCCTGCCAGCGGCTTTACGGGGTCGGCAAGGATCAAGGACAGGGCCACGAGGAAGCGGCCGTCGTCGATCGTGATCTTGTGCACCTGATCCGGCACCGTGACGGTGCGCCCGCGCAAGTCAACGACCTGCGCAGCTTGGGCCGTACCGGCAGCCCACAGGGCCATGAGTGTCAGCAGCAGCCCTCCAGCACGGGCGAAGCGACGAAAGCAGCTATTCACGAACGATTCCTATTTGCGACACAACCCCGCGATGTTGCCATAGCCGCCGGCACCGGGCATGCACCGCCCATCTCGACACGGCTTTCCGAAGGGAAAACCGGCGTCACCGTACGAGGCAAGCCCTTAGGCGCGGTGTTGCGAACCACCAAGCCAAATTAGCTGCAACGGTTTCCTCTTTAGAATCCGACACAAATACAAATCATTCTCATTGTTAAATGATCACCGGTTTCTGCGATCCGATGGGCCTTCTCGGCAGGTGCACTGCTGCCCGCGGTGGGCCATCTTGCGCTTCGCCGGTAGCGATGTCTGGCGACGCCGGCCGCTGATGAGGCCGATCTCGCAAGGCACCTGCATGGCACCAAAGGATGGACAGGCATGACCCAGGACGCAACCACCGCCGAGGGTGTTGAGACGAGTGCGCCCATGGGCGCACTCATGCTGGCGGCCCTGACCGGCACCATGGCGATGATGGCTTTCGTGGCCATTGTCGGCCCGCTCGTGCGCCGACTGGAGCTGCCCGAATGGGTGGCCGGCCTGTCGGTCACGACAGGGGGCCTGCTATGGATGTTGCTGGCGCGCTGGTGGGGCGGCATGGGGGACAGGCATGGTCGCAAGCCGGTACTGGTGGTTGGCTTTGCCGCGTTCGCGCTGGTGTACCTGGCGTTGGCCTACGGGATCGACCTGGCGTTGCGGCGCGACATCACGGCGGCGGCGGCGCTCGTTCTGCTGGTCGTGGCACGTGGGCTGGTGGGGGCGTTCTACGCGGCCGTGCCGCCCACGGCCGCGGCACTGATCGCCGACACAACCCGGCCTGCGGCGCGGCCGGCGGCGATGGCCAAGCTCGGCTCTGCTAACGCCCTTGGGTTGGTGCTGGGGCCGGCTGCGGCAGGCTGGCTGGCCGGGCGCGATCTGGCGCTGGCGCTGTATTTCGCCGCGCTGCTGCCCTTGCTGGCGCTGGTGGTGGTCGCCCTGGGCCTTCCATCAGGCGCACCGGCGGCGGCACGGCCGCCCGGCGCGCCCCCGATGAAGCTGCTTGATCGGCGCTTGCGCGTGGCGGCATTGACCGCGTTTGCCGCGATGGGCTCGGTGGCGATTGCGCAAGTGCTGGTGGGCT
This genomic interval from Ottowia oryzae contains the following:
- a CDS encoding ABC transporter ATP-binding protein, translating into MSQAPAFYADTLQVSHLSTGYRDRQVIQNLSLPPVRPGEVHSLLGPNAAGKSTLLRALAGLQAATGSIQLGPQELVGLPLAEHARRVTYMPQTLPQGVALSVLESVLGALQASATDRPGEHQGRAGHEADQRRAVAVLERVGILHLAMEGLDHLSGGQRQLVSLAQSLVREPRVLLLDEPISALDLQHQLRVMRLVHELARERGMIAIMVLHDLQIAARWSDGIVMLAQGAVVATGAPAQAITPDTLARVYGVRARVEHCSRGSLQIMVDDVL
- a CDS encoding FecCD family ABC transporter permease; protein product: MTAAELAVNADAVLQAYRRLVARRVLILAGLLVLCVAAFLLDLVTGPSSLTPMQVLAGVFSPDALSAPQQAIIWQVRLPYALMAVLVGAALSLAGAEMQTILNNPLASPFTLGVSSAASFGAALAIVLGVSLPFVPAEWMVPINAFVFAFGSVLLLQAMARRRSAGVETVVLLGIALVFAFNALVALVQFLSSQEALQQLVFWSMGSLSRATWNHVGVLAAVLALVLPFSWMAAGRLTSLRLGEDRARSFGVDVGRLRFLTLLRVSLLAATSVAFAGTIGFIGLVGPHMGRLLLGEDHRFLLPASVLCGALVMSLASVASKTLVPGAIMPVGIVTAIVGVPVFLFLIFRNPGRS
- a CDS encoding ABC transporter substrate-binding protein, which encodes MALWAAGTAQAAQVVDLRGRTVTVPDQVHKITIDDGRFLVALSLILADPVKPLAGWPRDIHRIGDATYQQYVKRFPAITKVPQVASSAGSFNLEAVLAAAPDVAVVSVGAGPSDAQIAQLQAAGIPVVFIDFFDNPFKNQEPSLRILGQLTGSAAKANAYIDYSRQHRDRIAQRVAKLAPKDRPTVFLEAHAGISKDCCNSPGKGNMGEYVDFVGGHNIGADVLKAPVGKLNIEYVISRDPKIYIATGGAHLEKTGGLVLGAGYDAARARASLAAVAQRQGIAQLTAVKTGRTYGLAHQLINSPIDIVAIEAFATWIHPELFKDVDPQKTLNEINQRFLAVPYEGTGWVSLK
- a CDS encoding MFS transporter, producing MTQDATTAEGVETSAPMGALMLAALTGTMAMMAFVAIVGPLVRRLELPEWVAGLSVTTGGLLWMLLARWWGGMGDRHGRKPVLVVGFAAFALVYLALAYGIDLALRRDITAAAALVLLVVARGLVGAFYAAVPPTAAALIADTTRPAARPAAMAKLGSANALGLVLGPAAAGWLAGRDLALALYFAALLPLLALVVVALGLPSGAPAAARPPGAPPMKLLDRRLRVAALTAFAAMGSVAIAQVLVGFFAIDRLNLSVVEGARVAGLSLAAVGCSLMVAQQLVMRLKHVPMGRWIGVGALIAGLGFFGVTLVTTQWQMLLSYAVMSFGMGMIFPNFQALAANAVLPHEQGAAAGTLSAAQGLGMVLAPLIGTMLYRVAPALPYAVVGTGLWALAALAFVKLRRSVNA